DNA from Alnus glutinosa chromosome 2, dhAlnGlut1.1, whole genome shotgun sequence:
AGATAATAAActtagaataatataatattcttaacaccaagtaacgatggtttaattgtattttaatttgagattttctatatgcatgatggttgtataactgtgagaattggtcttaatatttatattcaatcattatgaatttcttatcttgtcttagaaagtcttttatattgattgaactcaatccttcatattttctgtgattatgtgaatgattgttatacaacagttttaattgatatatgattaagagggtTAGACCATGCTTAGGGAAtatggattgtactacaccctagtttagtgtaatttaggtagacagttcgtaccaaccgaagatgggttatactttttcattgattgtgtgtatcctattaaagacgtagctaatccatacctaggaaagatgggtcgtaccgcatcttagtagttaggtggatggtccgtgccaaccgaagatggattatacttattctttaaaggtaattttttgactactcgagtgagacgagccctatatcatgcataatatgaattttccttgttaatttatgattgactatTGTTTTGCGGTGAGTGTTGAAATCAACCCCCTATTCTTTATTTCATCCCTactctctttaaatttatgtttcttttacatttatgtatttattttagaaaacaaaaatcaaatcaaacatctttttaattaagttatatttaatctcgaaaagcttgacagcaatacccctgtagtccttgaggttcgacaccctctctatagccttatcctacaaggattcgtcctattgcgagtggttatttattattgatatattttggtaaacaaaaagaccacatcaaatAGTCATGGCCGAACGTTCGAAGTGGAAAGTCAAACATTCGATAACATAAGTTCTAACAAGGATTCTAAAAATGTATGTGCGAATCACATACTTTAAGGAcagatgtcaatttaatagattgaattagaaaaaaaaattctaatttaattttaaggaaaactTTGTCGGGCTATGATGACTCAATTTTCTCATTCATTTTTCAAGGCTTAACATTTTTCTATCGAATAAATCCCATTttgaaacataaaattaaatggGTTTTCTCATTTGAATATGAAGATCGTTCTAACTGTCTAATGTTCATCTAAATTCATCAAAAAACCAAGAATCGATATGTAGCCATAAAATGTATCTATATCGTTTGTACTACATTATTGTAAGGAATGGAACGTATCTAATAACCCATATCTATGACATTATGCATGTAGATTTTTTTGCAATGGGTCATACGTACATTCAGCTTTAGGACAACTGGGTAATAACAATTTCGAATGGCTTTAATCCTTCCTCATCTCGTAGGAGCCAATAACCTTGGgctaattacctttttcccttATAAATTACCAGCAATTGTTAATATGCCTCCATGAACTGACATCTCtcaccaaaaaagagcatcgaAGTACCAGAGCATCGGGTTGCATATGGGGTGGTCCGTTGGCCACATACCCGATGCTCTGGTATATCAGGTTAATTACATTGAGTTGCATTTGGTAAGTGATGCTTTGGTACTTCGATGCTCCATGAACTGACAGCTCtcaccaaaaaagagcatcgaAGTACCAGAGCATCGGGTTGCATTTGGGGTGGTCCGCGGGCCATATACCCGATGCTCTAGTATATCAAGTTGCATCGAGTTGCATTTGGTAAGCGATGCTTTGGTACTTTGATGCTCTTATCTGGTGagggtgtcagttcatggggacatattgacaatgactggtagttcatgagggggggaaaaggtaattaccacAATAACCTTTGAATGCATCCTGCCACATATACAATGTGACAAGCATACATATGAAGTTTGGATGGCCCATGACATGGCCATTCTCTTCAATCTCCAGTGTTCAAACCTCATATACGAGGCTAGAATCTTTTGTTTATTGGGCTTTCGCTTTCATTATCTAGCGTGGAAGTAACTATCTATGGAATGGCCAACCACttctaaataattttataggtGATTGATCACTCTGAATTAGTTGATGGAGTTGAATGACTACCCTTAAAACTATTTTGACGATGGTCGATCACCCTCAAAATAGCAAATGGAGTGACTGGGTCAGCCATAGTTGAAATTGTGGATAATTAAGGGGGATTAGACTACACAAATTTTTTGAGTGGTCGGATGGATTGTGATGTGTCAGTCATGGGAATAGGGTCTGTGTTGTCACAAGAAGGACGACCTGTTGAGTTCTTTAGTGAGAAACTAAATGAAGCTTGCCGGTCTACTTATGAGCTGGAATTCTATGTTGTTATTTGGGGTTTGAAGCATTGGGGACATTATTTGATCCAGCGGGAGTTTGTTCAGTACAGCGACCATCAAGCTTTGAAATTTGTCAATACCCAAAGCAACTTGAACCAAATGCACGCTCAGCTTTGAACACTTGAAGGATTTGTATGCTGAGGACCCAATGAGGTATGAACTCTATTTACGTAGTAATTGACAGATTGTCCAAAATGGCACACTTCATCCCTTACATGAAGACATTTGATGCATCCCAGATAGCCCATCTCTTCTTTAGAGAAGTTGTCTGAGTGCATGGCGAACCCAAGTCCATGACGTCGGACCGAGACATCAAGTTCCTCAGTCACTTCTGGATAACCTTGTGGCGGAGGTTTGACATGTCACTCAAGTACATCAACACATGCCACCTGCAAACTGACGGTTAGACAGAGGTGACCAATTGAACCCTCGATAACATGCTCAGATGTGTCTCGGGAGACAAGCTGAATAGTGGGATCTTAATCTTCCTTAGGTGGAGTTTGCAATCAATAGTATCAGCAACAGGTTTACGGGCAAATCACCATTCGAGGTTGTCTACACCAAACCTCTTAAGCATGCTTTGGACTTGGTTCCGCTCTCGAAGCTCCTAGGTTTAAGCTTAGCAGCCGAGAATATGGCAGAACGAGTGCAACAAATACAGGAAGATGTACGACTGAATTTAGAACAATCAAATGATAAGTACAAGGCAGTGGCTAAAAAGTGGCAAGTGAAGACTTCCCAAGAAGGGGATTTAGTCATGGCACATTTGTGCAAGAACCGTTTCCCCACCAAAACCTATGGCAAATTGAAAAGTCGTAAGTATGAACCGTTTCGAATGACAAGGAAGATAAATGACAATGCCTATGTTGTGGAACTCCCCAACGACATGTTAATTTCGAACACCTTCAATGTAGCTGACCTGTTCGAATACCATCTAGATGACCCATTATATAGGGATAATAACTCGATGATGAGTTTTTCTAAAGTGGAGGAGACTGATGTAGGACAGTCCGATGGGCCTAAGTAATCATCAGACCTCGATGGACCTAAAGTGCCGACGACCCTCGGCAGAAATACCGCTGGGTTATTTTATGATGTGTTAATTGCCAACATGTTTAATGACgaagaaaggaaagaataaACTATTGACAGActgtgatttagaagatattatGCATAATAACCCGTCCAaaatttcttgatttcttttctAGAAGATTCCAATGTTTTGATTTCCTTTGTTGTCAAGTAttactttagttatttttttttttttcctaatatggctttcctttggcaccaagtatttccataaatttagaatatcctttggcaccaagtatttccatattttgcttctttgttttattttcattcttagGAGTATCTTATTGCCTTTCGTAGCCTTAGGGTTTTACAATAAGTTTAGAACAGTTGTATTGGAATAAACATTTTTTCCcatcaatattattatcaattttttctATCAATGTGTGTGCTGATTTTGTGTATTGAGAATAAAGTTTATTTTTCACGTTTATCACTTCTCACTATGTTAGAGAATCCCTAGTGAGCTCTCCAAATTTTCTAtgaattttagttaaaaaatctactttggttattttaacaaatatttttaacaaacttcctacatcaaactctctaaatatttctctatttcaactagatattaattttttactggTTTTAAGCAAGCCCACCTAACAAACGAAGAGagatgaaaagtgaaaagtaaagtgaaatgagagagaaatgattaaatattcaatagctcatgaaatttgttagctaaatttggagtgaaattctgacaagagccaaaataaaaaaaaaattatagagttTGTTGAAGTggactttttaaagttttttaccaaattttggtgaaaaaattgaaatggaaagCTCGCTAGGGATGCTCTTAGAAAAGAAACGAATTGAAGTTTAGgtatattttgaattttcatttcttGGGTTTTCAATGCAACGATATAATTGGCTCAGTTCAGATAAAAGGTTTGGAGCTTGGTAAAAAATAGTGGAGCTCTAGAAAAGAAACGTAACTAATTTATAGTATCTATTTATATCTACATTAATTGGTTGAAACCCGCTCAAAAACTTTTGTAAGCGTTTTGCCTCTAATGGGGCCAAGTACATTGGAGTATTGCAAAAATTCTGAGTTCTGTTTGGTTAATATGAAATTTAAGTGCTGGAAAATTGGAATGTAAGTAgaaaattttcttacaaaaataaGGTTGTGGAGAGATAGGTGAGAATAGTTTGTGTTCTTCAACTAATAAAACTGTCCGTCCTGCTTTCAGACCAGAACGCATGAAGTTCTATTTAACATATATGATATGTTGGTCTCTTTCCAGGTGAACACTTgccatttcttttttatatatttatgtttaacATTTATAATGGTATATTTTGGAAAACtgattgaatttatgaggaccaATTTGCTGGAATTATTGGATTGTGCCATGTTGTATTTCAATTGGGTGTTTAGTTAGAGCTTTGATTAATAGTTGTGTAATTATTGGAAATTTTTTATCGTCGATATAGTAGAAGTCTACACATGATATTGCtgtgaatataatttttgtaGAAATTCACATCATTGCAGTCATGTTTATCGCATAATTTATAAGAGATATGGTTCAAAATATTCAAGAAGATTGGTTCTAAGATATGAGTGAACCAAGACAACATCTAGTGACATTTAGCATATCAACGTACTTGCatacaaattaaacaaaaagattGGTTGTAcaacatttcttttctttgatataGGAGACAATCATCGAGCTTCCATTGTTGAAATAGTTACGCTATTATTTGAGCAATTTCTTGATGTGTCAATTGTTGGATTTGTGTCCATCATGTTCCGGCCTGTGGTAAACGCTGGTTGCTTGGGTTTAGATAGAGGTGCATGTTCATTGCTAATCATTGAGACTACATCAGGCATGGTAGGTCGATCAGTCGGGCTTTCTTGGACACAAAGAAGGCCGATGTTAATGAGTCTCAACGGAAGAGAACTAGAAGAAGGATACCCAATTGTTGGATTTATCAACTCCAAACTCCGATCATCTATCCACAACTCCCAAGCCTAGtatcatttcaaataaatgtaagCTTTAATGAAAATTAAGCGCATTTCAATTTATAAGACTAAGttaaaacataaagaaattgaGAGGATATAAAAGATACTCACATATCTAAGAAGATTGAGTGAACTACTGTTATAGAAGCCAGTATTCTTCTTGCCACTTATAATCTCTAGGAGCAACACTCCAAAGCTAAACACATCAGACTTTATCGAGTATAAACCATCTATAGCATATTCCGGAGACATGTATCCACTGGAGTACAAAATTTAGTACACTATTTTTTTAGTAGCTTGCAAAAAGAATTTAATTGGCAATTGCAAATATCATATATAAACAAGTTGCACACTTACTAAGTTCCAACAATTCGGTTTGTGTTTGCTTTCGTTTCTTTACCTCCAACTATTCGagccatgccaaaatctgatatttttggattcatTTCACTATCCAAGAGAATGTTACTCGGTTTTAGATCTCTATGTATGATTCGTAACCttgaatattgatgaagataaagaagcccTTGAGCGATCCCTTCAATAATGTGTACACGTGTCTCCCAAGCTAACATCTTGTTCTTGATTGGGTCTGTTTAAATAGTACAACAAGGAAATTAGTCCATAAGAACCTAGAAACATATgagattaaaataaatacacatATGTACATAAACATGCACTCACCAAAAAGGTAGACGTCCAAACTTTGATTAGACATGTactcatatattaatattttttcatctcGCTCGATACAACAACCTAAGATTCTGACAAGATTTCGATGCTGAAGTTTTGCAATTAGTATTATCTCATTTCTGAACTCCTCAATTCCTTGTCCAGATTTTTTTGAAAGCATCTTCACTGCAACTTCTCGCGCTCTGAGTAATTTCCCCTATGAAGGAGAACCATAAGCTCTTTAAACTTCCATAAAGATTTACCACTAATGTCGGTTTTCTTGATAGTATTTAAAGcacattcatcaaaaaaatgttACGTACCTTGTAAACAGGTCCATAACCTCCTTCTCCAAGCTTATTTACAGCTGAAAAATTATTAGTTGCAGTTGATATGCTCTCATAACTGAATAGTGGTAACTCAAaatccttctcttttttcttcatattattgTTGGTATTCGTTTCTTCATTGATTACACTGAGCTCCGTATCGAAATCAAATAATAGTAGATTGTTGCTTGAAGCCTTCTCTCCTGTTTGATAAGAATTAGTCACTATACATGGAAATCCAATGAGGTGACATCATTAGGTTCACCAAACAGGGCCAGCTCTACCCTATAACAAATTATGCGGTtgcctaaggcccccaattaattaatattgataaatatttttttataaaaaaaatatttaaaggcttaa
Protein-coding regions in this window:
- the LOC133859454 gene encoding receptor-like serine/threonine-protein kinase SD1-6, with product MSPEYAIDGLYSIKSDVFSFGVLLLEIISGKKNTGFYNSSSLNLLRYAWELWIDDRSLELINPTIGYPSSSSLPLRLINIGLLCVQESPTDRPTMPDVVSMISNEHAPLSKPKQPAFTTGRNMMDTNPTIDTSRNCSNNSVTISTMEAR